In one Solanum lycopersicum chromosome 11, SLM_r2.1 genomic region, the following are encoded:
- the LOC104644726 gene encoding uncharacterized protein, which yields MDCSRDDIDGLLNDQFRDVAQAKGAYNGPNEDAKKYYNLVEEASQELYPDCTGFSKLSFTLRLYLLKCLHGWSNESFTSLLELLKEAMPELNIPPSYNKTKSMVKNLGLDYEKIDACPNDCMLFRNDHKDDKFCHTCGASRYIENPEVDGEVESSKKLHRVSAKTLRHFPLIPRLKRLFMCSKTADSLRWHDEERSKDGKLRHPTDGQAWIDFDRLHPDFALDSRNVRLGLASDGFNPFRTMSIFHSTWPVMLMTYNMPPWMCMKSEYSILSLLIPGPRSPGNDIDVYLQPLIDELKLLWNSGVETYDASRNQTFQMRAALMWTISDFPAYAMLSGWSTKGKFACPCCNYNTNSHYLKHSRKMCYMDPPLLKGTDVLHNLKDFENVFGKKIKRSNNGP from the coding sequence ATGGATTGCTCGCGTGATGATATTGATGGATTgttgaatgatcaatttagaGATGTTGCACAGGCAAAAGGAGCTTATAATGGTCCAAATGAAGATGCCAAGAAATACTATAACTTAGTTGAAGAGGCAAGCCAAGAATTATATCCTGATTGTACAGGATTCTCTAAATTATCATTCACACTTCgtttatatttgttgaagtgtcTACACGGATGGAGCAATGAatcattcacttctcttttAGAGTTATTAAAAGAGGCGATGCCCGAGTTGAACATTCCTCCCTCTTACAATAAAACCAAGTCTATGGTCAAGAATCTCGGCcttgattatgagaaaattgatgcatgtccaaatgattgcatgttgtttaggaatgaTCATAAGGATGATAAATTTTGTCATACTTGCGGAGCTTCACGATATATTGAAAATCCTGAAGTTGATGGTGAGGTTGAGTCTTCTAAAAAATTACATCGAGTTTCAGCAAAGACTTTGAGACACTTTCCATTAATTCCTAGACTCAAAAGGTTATTTATGTGCTCAAAGACGGCAGATTCTTTGAGGTGGCATGATGAGGAGCGTTCAAAAGATGGAAAGTTAAGGCATCCCACTGATGGTCAAGCATGGATTGATTTTGATAGGTTGCATCCAGATTTCGCACTAGATTCTCGCAATGTGAGACTTGGATTAGCAAGTGATGGGTTCAATCCATTTCGAACCATGAGTATATTTCATAGCACATGGCCAGTTATGTTGATGACGTATAATATGCCGCCTTGGATGTGCATGAAATCTGAATATTCTATACTTTCATTACTTATACCTGGGCCACGATCACCTGGAAATGACATTGATGTTTACTTACAACCATTGATAGATGAGTTAAAATTGTTGTGGAATTCTGGGGTTGAAACATATGATGCTTCAAGAaatcaaacttttcaaatgCGAGCAGCTCTTATGTGGACAATCAGTGATTTTCCTGCATATGCTATGTTGTCTGGATGGAGTACAAAAGGAAAGTTTGCTTGCCCTTGTTGTAACTATAACACTAATTCTCACTATCTTAAGCATAGTCGGAAAATGTGTTATATGGATCCACCTTTATTAAAGGGAACTGATGTGCTTCATAACttaaaagattttgaaaatgtgtttgGAAAGAAGATAAAGAGATCAAATAATGGCCCATGa